The Blautia hydrogenotrophica DSM 10507 genome window below encodes:
- a CDS encoding tyramine oxidase subunit B: MGKKTEFLYLSERDTIEAGVLDAKKCIDNAEEVFTLLSEGDYLMGGSNHNSHGLGLVFPKESPFPNMPVAGPDRRFVAMPAYLGGRFDVCGNKWYGSNAENPKKGLPRSVLTVTLNDKDTGEPLAFMSANLLSAARTGAVPGVAARHLARKDSEIVAVLGCGQINRSCLRSILTQLPQVKKIVCYDIFEAASEKFLSWAKEELGVDGEATSDLEAAVRGADVLTVAASRLKPLYVKDEWLKAGVTVLITGPMQTDTSFWTSTKLIYDNVRLHEAYVQEAIESGDKAGYYKGVIGGPIYTLIDEGKMPALKDSTSIGEVILGKKEGRTNDKERVTFVACGMATFDVGLGYDLYKTALKKGIGQKLILWDEPYQQ; encoded by the coding sequence ATGGGTAAGAAAACGGAATTTTTGTATTTGTCAGAGAGAGACACGATCGAAGCAGGAGTCCTGGATGCGAAAAAATGCATTGATAATGCGGAGGAAGTATTCACGCTTCTGAGTGAGGGAGACTACCTGATGGGTGGAAGTAATCACAATAGCCATGGTCTGGGCTTAGTGTTTCCGAAAGAGAGTCCTTTTCCCAATATGCCTGTAGCGGGACCAGATCGCAGGTTCGTGGCTATGCCTGCTTATCTGGGAGGCAGATTTGATGTGTGTGGTAACAAATGGTACGGTTCAAACGCAGAGAATCCGAAGAAAGGATTGCCAAGGTCGGTGCTCACAGTGACTCTAAATGACAAAGATACAGGGGAACCACTGGCGTTTATGTCTGCAAATCTACTGAGTGCGGCCAGAACAGGGGCTGTGCCGGGAGTAGCAGCCAGACATTTGGCGAGAAAGGATTCAGAGATCGTCGCGGTACTAGGCTGCGGACAGATTAACCGTTCCTGTCTGCGCTCCATTTTGACGCAGCTTCCACAGGTTAAAAAGATCGTGTGCTATGATATTTTTGAGGCAGCATCGGAGAAATTCTTAAGCTGGGCAAAAGAGGAATTAGGTGTGGACGGAGAGGCCACAAGTGATCTGGAAGCAGCGGTAAGAGGAGCTGATGTGTTGACTGTCGCAGCGTCTCGTCTGAAACCTCTGTATGTGAAAGATGAGTGGCTGAAAGCGGGCGTTACAGTACTGATTACGGGTCCGATGCAGACGGATACCTCCTTTTGGACGAGCACGAAGTTGATCTATGACAATGTGAGACTTCACGAAGCTTATGTGCAGGAAGCGATCGAATCTGGAGACAAAGCTGGGTACTATAAAGGAGTGATCGGAGGCCCAATTTATACTTTAATTGATGAAGGGAAGATGCCAGCTTTGAAGGATTCCACGAGCATCGGAGAGGTAATTCTGGGTAAGAAAGAAGGACGTACTAATGATAAGGAGAGAGTGACTTTTGTAGCGTGTGGTATGGCTACTTTTGATGTTGGCCTAGGGTACGATCTGTATAAGACTGCATTAAAAAAGGGAATTGGCCAAAAACTGATTCTTTGGGACGAGCCGTATCAGCAGTAA